Proteins encoded in a region of the Ursus arctos isolate Adak ecotype North America unplaced genomic scaffold, UrsArc2.0 scaffold_2, whole genome shotgun sequence genome:
- the ZNF281 gene encoding zinc finger protein 281 encodes MKIGSGFLSGGGGTGSSGGSGSGGGGSSGGGSGSSRRAEMEPTFPQGMVMFNHRLPPVTSFTRPAGSAAPPPQCVLSSSTSAAPAAEPPPPPAPDMTFKKEPAASAAAFPSQRTSWGFLQSLVSIKQEKPADPEEQQSHHHHHHHHYGGLFAGAEERSPGLGGGDGGSHGVIQDLSILHQHAQQQPAQHHRDVLLSSSSRTDDHHGSEEPKQDTNVKKAKRPKPESQGIKAKRKPSASSKPSLVGDGEGAILSPSQKPHICDHCSAAFRSSYHLRRHVLIHTGERPFQCSQCSMGFIQKYLLQRHEKIHSREKPFGCDQCSMKFIQKYHMERHKRTHSGEKPYKCDTCQQYFSRTDRLLKHRRTCGEAIAKGAASAEPGSSTHNNMGNLAVLSQGNTSSSRRKTKSKSIAVENKEHKTGKTNESQISNNINMQSYSVEMPTVSSSGGIIGTGIDELQKRVPKLIFKKGSRKNTDKNYLNFVSPLPDIVGQKSLSGKPSGSLGIVSNNSVETISLLQSTSGKQGQISSNYDDAMQFSKKRRYLPTASSNSAFSINVGHMVSQQSVIQSAGVSVLDNETPLSLIDSSALNAEIKSCHDKSGIPDEVLQSILDQYSNKSESQKEDPFNITEPRVDLHTSGEHSELVQEENLSPGTQTPSNDKASMLQEYSKYLQQAFEKSTNAGFTLGHGFQFVSLSSPLHNHTLFPEKQIYTTSPLECGFGQSVTSVLPSSLPKPPFGMLFGSQPGLYLSALDATHQQLTPSQELDDLIDSQKNLETSSAFQSSSQKLTSQKEQQKNLESSTSFQIPSQELASQIDPQKDIEPRTTYQIENFAQAFGSQFKSGSRVPMTFITNSNGEVDHRVRTSVSDFSGYTNMMSDVSEPCSTRVKTPTSQSYR; translated from the coding sequence ATGAAAATCGGCAGTGGGTTCCTGAGTGGCGGCGGTGGTACCGGCAGTAGCGGTGGTAGCGGCTCCGGCGGCGGTGGTAgtagcggcggcggcagcggcagcagcaggagGGCAGAGATGGAACCCACCTTTCCCCAGGGTATGGTTATGTTCAACCACCGGCTTCCCCCGGTCACCAGCTTCACCCGGCCGGCGGGGTcggccgcccctcccccgcaGTGCGTGTTATCCTCCTCTACCTCCGCAGCCCCGGCCGCTGAGCCCCCCCCTCCGCCAGCCCCGGACATGACTTTCAAGAAGGAGCCAGCGGCGTCAGCCGCGGCCTTCCCCTCGCAGAGGACCTCCTGGGGATTCTTGCAGTCTTTGGTTAGCATCAAACAGGAGAAACCCGCAGATCCTGAGGAGCAGCagtcccaccaccaccatcaccaccaccactatggGGGGCTGTTCGCTGGGGCTGAAGAGAGATCTCCAGGCctaggaggtggggatggggggagccACGGCGTCATCCAGGACCTCAGTATTCTCCACCAGCATGCCCAGCAGCAACCAGCCCAGCACCACCGCGACGTATTGCTCAGCAGCAGTAGCAGGACTGATGACCACCATGGCAGTGAGGAGCCAAAGCAGGACACTAATGTCAAAAAGGCAAAGAGGCCAAAGCCAGAATCTCAGGGAATCAAAGCCAAGAGGAAGCCAAGTGCATCTTCCAAACCTTCTTTGGTTGGAGATGGAGAAGGTGCCATCCTCTCCCCAAGTCAGAAACCTCATATCTGTGATCACTGTAGTGCTGCTTTCAGGAGCTCCTATCACCTGCGGAGACATGTCCTCATTCATACTGGAGAAAGACCTTTCCAGTGCAGCCAGTGTAGTATGGGTTTCATTCAGAAATACCTACTGCAGAGACATGAGAAAATTCATAGTAGAGAGAAGCCATTTGGATGTGATCAGTGCAGCATGAAGTTTATTCAGAAGTACCATATGGAGAGACACAAGAGGACACATAGTGGAGAAAAGCCATATAAATGTGACACTtgccaacagtatttttcaaggACTGATAGACTGTTGAAGCACAGGCGCACATGTGGTGAAGCCATAGCTAAAGGAGCCGCTAGTGCAGAACCTGGGTCATCAACCCATAACAATATGGGTAATCTGGCTGTGTTgtctcagggaaatacaagttcTTCAAGGAGAAAAACGAAGTCAAAAAGCATAGCTGTTGAAAATAAGGAACATAAGACTGGTAAAACAAATGAATCacaaatttcaaataatataaacatGCAGAGTTACTCAGTAGAAATGCCTACTGTGTCTTCCAGTGGAGGCATAATCGGCACTGGTATTGATGAACTACAGAAAAGGGTGCCAAAATTGATCTTtaagaaaggaagcagaaagaataCAGATAAAAACTACCTTAATTTTGTGTCACCATTACCAGACATAGTTGGACAGAAGTCCTTGTCTGGGAAACCAAGTGGCTCACTTGGCATAGTATCGAATAATAGTGTGGAGACCATTAGTCTTCTCCAAAGTACCAGTGGCAAACAAGGTCAAATAAGTAGTAATTATGATGATGCCATgcagttttcaaagaaaagaagatatttaCCAACTGCCAGCAGCAACAGTGCCTTTTCTATAAACGTAGGACACATGGTCTCCCAACAGTCCGTCATTCAGTCTGCAGGTGTCAGTGTTTTGGACAATGAGACCCCATTGTCCCTTATTGACTCCTCAGCTCTAAATGCTGAAATTAAGTCTTGTCATGACAAGTCTGGAATTCCTGATGAGGTTTTACAAAGTATTTTGGATCAATACTCCAACAAATCAGAAAGCCAGAAGGAGGATCCTTTCAATATAACGGAACCACGAGTGGATTTACACACCTCAGGAGAACACTCAGAATTGGTTCAAGAAGAAAATTTGAGCCCAGGCACCCAAACACCTTCAAATGATAAGGCAAGCATGTTGCAAGAATACTCCAAATACCTCCAACAGGCTTTTGAAAAATCCACTAATGCAGGTTTTACTCTTGGACACGGTTTCCAGTTTGTCAGTTTGTCTTCACCTCTCCACAACCACACtttatttccagaaaaacaaatatacactACATCTCCTTTGGAGTGTGGTTTCGGCCAATCTGTTACCTCAGTGTTGCCATCTTCATTGCCAAAGCCTCCTTTTGGGATGTTGTTTGGATCTCAACCAGGTCTTTATTTATCTGCTTTGGATGCTACACATCAGCAGTTGACACCTTCCCAGGAGCTGGATGATCTGATAGATTCTCAGAAGAATTTAGAGACTTCATCAGCCTTCCAGTCCTCATCTCAGAAATTGACTAGCCAGAAGGAACAACAGAAAAATTTAGAGTCCTCAACAAGCTTTCAGATTCCATCTCAGGAGTTAGCTAGCCAGATAGATCCTCAGAAAGACATAGAGCCTAGAACAACGTACCAGATTGAGAACTTTGCACAAGCGTTTGGTTCTCAGTTTAAGTCGGGCAGCAGGGTGCCAATGACCTTCATCACTAACTCTAATGGAGAAGTGGACCATAGAGTAAGGACTTCAGTGTCAGATTTCTCAGGGTATACAAATATGATGTCTGATGTAAGTGAGCCATGTAGTACAAGAGTAAAGACACCCACCAGCCAAAGTTACAGGTAA